Sequence from the Marinitoga hydrogenitolerans DSM 16785 genome:
TATCTTATATATCTTTTCATTAATTTATTCAAATCAAGTGTTCCGTCTTCTTTTAGATATGGTTTTATTGTATCTTTTATTGTTGCCATATAAGTTTTTTCACCATTAATTTCTGGTTTGAATCTTGCATATAATGCTTTGTAATACAAAGGAACTTTCACACAGCATATACCTTCACAATTGTCTATTACTCCATTTAAATATAAGAATTTTATGTTTTCATAATATATATTAAATTCCACATTATTTGGTTCAAATAATATTTTCATCATTAATTCTTTTTCTTTAGTTGCTTTGTTTATTATATTAGATATATTTTTATCTATATATACTCTCATATAATCATATAAAGTTTTTTCAAAATGCTTTTCAGTTATAATATTTTCACCTTTAGCTTTTTTCATTACTAAATCATATGCAAGACCATTGGTTAATCCAGGTTGTCCTGCTGCATTATGCCATATTAATTCTTTTACTTTTTCATCAAATATTTGTCCTGTTTCTTTTTCGTGTTGTGAAAGTAAATCATATACTTGTTCTTTTGTAAAGTATGGCACTTCCAAATGTTCTGCTATGTTGAACGGACTAGCGTTGTCTTCTAATATTCCGCTTAGATATCCTACGCTTATTAATATTACACTTCTGAGTCTGTATATTTCCCTATCATGATATATTTTTCTTATCGTATGTAAAAATTTGTTCATTAATTTTTCATTATCAAATTTTTCAAATTCATCTATCATTAATACTACTTCTTTTTTTGTTGCTTCATGTATTTCGTCTATAATCTTGTTTATTTCCCTTACATTTTTATATTCTTCCTTTTTTATTCCTATTTTTATATTT
This genomic interval carries:
- a CDS encoding AAA-like domain-containing protein; its protein translation is MRRFCTSGPVDKKTCYYVERPDVMKEALDHIENWRYFTVSAPRQTGKTTLLNDIVEKTKEKYLPIFISFEDYDGLENEKEFIEVFLEDIIKKLKNQNIKIGIKKEEYKNVREINKIIDEIHEATKKEVVLMIDEFEKFDNEKLMNKFLHTIRKIYHDREIYRLRSVILISVGYLSGILEDNASPFNIAEHLEVPYFTKEQVYDLLSQHEKETGQIFDEKVKELIWHNAAGQPGLTNGLAYDLVMKKAKGENIITEKHFEKTLYDYMRVYIDKNISNIINKATKEKELMMKILFEPNNVEFNIYYENIKFLYLNGVIDNCEGICCVKVPLYYKALYARFKPEINGEKTYMATIKDTIKPYLKEDGTLDLNKLMKRYIR